A single genomic interval of Stieleria maiorica harbors:
- a CDS encoding cyanophycinase has product MRLTMIAARPPLPGRSMQNRFAFLVFVFVQGCFAPDLAFGEENPEIRKLVICGGGSLPDSVFDRFRELAEGVHPVKEPQLIVIPTASQRKIDLNATQELWSARGFSDVRVLHTTDPDVASTDEFVQPLKTASAVWFDGGSQQRIAEAYLETRVESELQRLLMRGGVIGGTSAGAAIQSRVMIIGGKTEPKISTGLGLLPEAIIDQHFLKRNRIARSIAALRQHPDLIGLGIDEGTALVVEGGATEVIGKSYVLRLEWADKTLKLDAFGNGATVPLEVSPRQSP; this is encoded by the coding sequence ATGCGGTTGACTATGATCGCGGCACGCCCCCCACTTCCCGGTAGATCGATGCAAAACCGATTCGCTTTCCTAGTTTTTGTGTTTGTTCAAGGTTGCTTCGCTCCCGATTTAGCATTCGGCGAGGAAAATCCGGAGATTCGAAAGCTTGTGATTTGTGGCGGAGGGTCTCTACCTGATTCGGTATTTGATAGGTTTCGTGAACTTGCTGAGGGTGTACATCCGGTAAAAGAACCACAATTGATCGTGATCCCCACGGCTTCGCAGCGAAAGATCGACCTGAACGCGACTCAAGAACTCTGGTCGGCTCGGGGATTTAGTGATGTTCGGGTATTGCATACGACGGATCCCGACGTCGCATCAACCGACGAGTTTGTGCAGCCGTTGAAGACGGCATCCGCGGTTTGGTTTGACGGAGGATCTCAACAGCGAATCGCGGAAGCCTACTTGGAGACGCGTGTTGAATCTGAATTGCAACGTCTGTTGATGCGAGGAGGCGTGATCGGAGGAACTTCCGCAGGTGCCGCGATTCAATCCCGAGTGATGATCATTGGCGGCAAAACCGAACCGAAGATCTCGACCGGATTGGGGCTCCTTCCCGAAGCGATCATCGACCAGCACTTCCTGAAACGCAACCGGATTGCTCGGTCGATTGCTGCCCTGCGTCAACATCCTGATTTGATCGGGCTCGGCATTGATGAGGGAACAGCACTTGTCGTTGAAGGCGGAGCGACCGAAGTGATTGGGAAATCGTATGTCCTTCGTCTCGAATGGGCCGATAAAACACTGAAGCTTGATGCGTTTGGCAATGGAGCAACCGTACCGCTGGAAGTCTCGCCGCGACAAAGTCCGTAG
- a CDS encoding MOSC domain-containing protein, whose protein sequence is MILGQIESIQVGRPRRYEGADDSAKPWTSAIEKQPVVGNVKVGVTNIAGDKQADLQHHGGPDKAVLAYSAMHYARWKQEFPDVPFCAGSFGENLTLVGCSEADCCIGDIVRIGDCKLQISQPRQPCWKLARYWKLPKLAVRVQQTGRTGWYFRVLEQGTITAGQPVELIERPFPEFTVAWAIAVMYAKPRSSEDDLRLAECSALSTSWQETLFQRGMKGIQRDPSARLNGG, encoded by the coding sequence ATGATTCTTGGACAGATTGAGTCCATCCAGGTCGGTCGCCCGCGTCGCTACGAAGGCGCGGACGATTCGGCCAAACCGTGGACATCGGCAATCGAAAAACAACCGGTCGTGGGGAACGTCAAAGTCGGCGTGACCAACATCGCCGGTGACAAGCAAGCGGATTTGCAACATCATGGCGGTCCCGACAAGGCCGTGCTCGCCTATTCCGCGATGCACTACGCTCGCTGGAAACAAGAGTTTCCCGACGTACCGTTTTGCGCCGGCAGCTTCGGTGAAAACCTGACGCTTGTAGGATGCAGCGAAGCGGATTGCTGCATCGGCGATATCGTGCGGATCGGCGACTGCAAGTTACAGATCTCGCAGCCTCGACAACCCTGCTGGAAGTTGGCCCGTTATTGGAAATTGCCCAAGCTGGCCGTGCGGGTGCAACAGACCGGACGCACAGGTTGGTATTTCCGTGTCCTGGAACAAGGCACCATCACAGCGGGACAGCCCGTTGAACTGATCGAACGCCCGTTCCCTGAATTCACCGTCGCATGGGCAATAGCGGTGATGTACGCCAAACCTCGGTCTTCCGAAGACGACCTTCGACTCGCCGAATGCTCGGCATTGTCAACGTCATGGCAAGAAACCTTGTTCCAACGCGGTATGAAAGGCATTCAGCGCGATCCATCGGCCCGACTGAACGGCGGATAG
- a CDS encoding glutaredoxin family protein: protein MSKAVFYHAGCPVCVSAEQTVANHLKEPVEKVHLGEQSNRVAEAEQSGVRSVPALVIDGQVFHINHGADLSALK, encoded by the coding sequence ATGTCGAAAGCCGTTTTTTACCATGCCGGTTGTCCCGTCTGCGTCAGTGCCGAACAGACCGTGGCCAACCATCTGAAAGAACCCGTCGAAAAGGTTCATTTGGGCGAGCAGAGCAACCGTGTCGCCGAAGCCGAACAATCGGGAGTCAGGTCCGTCCCCGCACTGGTGATCGACGGCCAGGTCTTCCACATCAACCACGGAGCCGATTTGTCGGCGTTAAAGTAG